One window of Thermodesulfobacteriota bacterium genomic DNA carries:
- a CDS encoding P-II family nitrogen regulator, translating to MKKVEAIVKPFKLDDVKESLKEIGIQGLTVTEVKGFGRQKGHTELYRGAEYVIDFLPKIKLEIVVSDDMVSKVIDAIMDSAKTGKIGDGKIFVLPMEEVIRIRTGERGDEAL from the coding sequence ATGAAAAAAGTAGAAGCTATAGTTAAACCATTTAAACTAGACGACGTTAAAGAATCCTTAAAAGAGATTGGGATTCAGGGTCTAACAGTTACAGAAGTAAAAGGTTTCGGAAGACAAAAAGGACATACTGAGCTCTATAGAGGAGCTGAATATGTAATCGACTTTTTGCCGAAGATTAAACTAGAGATAGTAGTATCGGATGATATGGTGTCTAAAGTTATCGATGCTATTATGGACAGCGCCAAAACAGGCAAAATAGGGGACGGTAAAATATTCGTATTACCTATGGAAGAGGTAATTAGAATAAGGACTGGTGAAAGAGGCGACGAAGCCCTATAA
- the glnA gene encoding type I glutamate--ammonia ligase, producing MIKDNGVLIVDFRFLDFIGMWQHFSISVNEFSVSMFEEGLGFDGSSIRGWQSINASDMLVIPDFTTARIDPFYAHPTLVLLCDIVDPITREPYSRDPRNIAKKAVSYLKSTGTGDSVYIGPELEFFILDDVRYDQTANSGYYFIDSVEGIWNSGADEGPNLAYKPRHKEGYFPTPPTDSFQDLRSEMVIELEKLGISIEAQHHEVATAGQAEIDMRFAPLVQMGDQMMWYKYVIRNVAKKYGKTVTFMPKPVFNDNGSGMHVHQSIWKKNKPLFAGKGYAGMSDMAMHYIGGILKHAGAICAFTNPTTNSYRRLVPGFEAPVNLAYSARNRSAAVRIPMYSPSPKAKRLETRFPDPSCNGYLAFSALVMAGLDGIEKKINPGDPLDKDIYALGPEELAGIPSVPGSLEDALMALKDDHEFLLKGDVFTEDVIETWIDYKMENEVNPIKLRPVPYEFMLYFDV from the coding sequence ATGATAAAAGATAATGGAGTTCTAATTGTGGACTTCAGATTCTTAGATTTTATTGGAATGTGGCAGCATTTCAGTATTTCAGTTAATGAGTTCAGCGTTTCAATGTTCGAGGAAGGCTTAGGATTCGACGGATCTAGTATTCGAGGTTGGCAGTCAATCAACGCGAGTGATATGCTTGTTATTCCGGATTTCACTACAGCTAGAATTGACCCATTTTATGCACATCCAACGCTAGTACTGCTATGTGATATTGTTGATCCGATTACCCGTGAGCCTTATTCTCGTGATCCACGAAATATTGCAAAGAAAGCTGTTTCTTATTTAAAAAGTACTGGAACTGGAGATTCGGTTTACATCGGACCTGAGCTTGAATTCTTTATTCTAGATGACGTTAGATACGACCAGACAGCCAATTCCGGATATTATTTTATAGACTCTGTTGAAGGTATTTGGAACTCAGGAGCTGATGAAGGCCCTAACCTAGCATACAAGCCTCGTCACAAAGAGGGATATTTCCCGACTCCACCAACAGACTCATTCCAGGACTTAAGATCTGAGATGGTTATTGAGCTTGAGAAACTTGGAATTTCTATTGAAGCACAGCACCACGAAGTAGCAACTGCTGGACAAGCAGAAATTGATATGAGATTTGCCCCGCTGGTTCAAATGGGCGATCAAATGATGTGGTATAAATACGTTATTAGAAATGTAGCTAAAAAGTATGGCAAGACTGTAACATTTATGCCAAAACCTGTATTCAATGATAACGGTTCAGGAATGCATGTTCATCAATCCATATGGAAGAAAAACAAACCGTTATTCGCAGGTAAAGGTTATGCAGGCATGAGTGATATGGCCATGCACTATATCGGCGGAATATTAAAACACGCTGGTGCAATATGTGCTTTCACCAATCCTACAACCAACTCTTATAGAAGATTGGTACCTGGATTTGAGGCGCCTGTTAACCTTGCATATTCTGCAAGAAACAGAAGCGCAGCTGTTAGAATTCCGATGTACTCACCTAGTCCGAAGGCTAAAAGGCTTGAGACTAGATTCCCTGATCCATCATGCAACGGATACTTAGCATTTTCAGCGCTTGTTATGGCTGGACTTGATGGTATTGAAAAGAAGATTAACCCTGGCGATCCACTTGATAAAGACATTTACGCTTTAGGACCTGAGGAGCTAGCTGGTATTCCATCTGTTCCAGGATCCTTAGAAGATGCTCTTATGGCTCTTAAGGATGATCATGAGTTCCTTCTTAAAGGTGACGTGTTCACTGAAGACGTTATTGAGACATGGATCGACTACAAAATGGAAAACGAAGTTAATCCTATTAAACTAAGACCAGTT